The following proteins come from a genomic window of Phnomibacter ginsenosidimutans:
- a CDS encoding HisA/HisF-related TIM barrel protein, whose translation MLLHSIGTDGMMQGYPVEIMQQLASSVSIPVIACGGAGSLQHMQQLAVQSGMQAFAAGSMFIYYGPHKAVLINYPDAATLRRTFDQ comes from the coding sequence TTGCTGCTCCACAGCATTGGTACCGATGGCATGATGCAAGGTTATCCTGTGGAAATAATGCAACAATTGGCATCATCAGTCAGCATTCCTGTAATTGCTTGTGGCGGTGCTGGCAGCTTGCAGCACATGCAGCAATTGGCTGTGCAGTCGGGCATGCAGGCATTTGCCGCAGGTTCTATGTTTATTTACTACGGGCCGCACAAAGCCGTGCTCATCAACTATCCCGATGCAGCCACGCTACGCCGTACATTTGACCAATAG
- a CDS encoding HisA/HisF-related TIM barrel protein: MLQTRVIPVLLLGKMGMVKTIRFKQPRYVGDVVNAVRLFNDKEVDELVVLDIEATAKKRIQFELIEQLASEAFMPLTYGGGITSVEDVAQLLRLGVEKVVLNAALFTHPELLSQIAKRFGASTVIASVDFRKNIWGKWQVYKPQWPTGYGHTSARLLPTM; encoded by the coding sequence ATGCTGCAAACAAGAGTAATACCGGTACTATTGTTGGGTAAAATGGGGATGGTAAAAACCATTCGATTCAAGCAGCCACGCTATGTGGGCGATGTAGTGAATGCCGTCCGATTATTCAACGATAAAGAAGTAGACGAACTGGTGGTGCTCGATATTGAAGCCACAGCTAAAAAAAGAATTCAGTTTGAGTTGATAGAACAATTGGCCAGCGAAGCCTTCATGCCATTAACCTATGGTGGCGGCATTACTTCGGTGGAAGATGTAGCGCAGCTATTGCGGTTGGGCGTAGAAAAAGTGGTGTTGAATGCGGCCCTGTTTACACATCCAGAACTGCTATCTCAAATTGCAAAACGCTTTGGTGCTTCTACGGTGATTGCTTCAGTTGATTTCAGGAAAAATATTTGGGGCAAATGGCAGGTGTACAAGCCACAATGGCCAACGGGCTACGGGCATACATCCGCTAGACTTTTGCCAACAATGTGA